A genomic region of Salinibacter pepae contains the following coding sequences:
- a CDS encoding HEPN domain-containing protein: MSEVQERLQTARRRVEAAQCLHRNEFESDAINRLCFGVLESARALLLLRDLTPKTHKGTGMKLGQHFRNDVDVGLLTKLRQNREEADYDLWKPSSDEVELWLERADEFVDASAHIVGRE; encoded by the coding sequence ATGAGCGAAGTCCAGGAGCGACTCCAGACTGCACGGCGGCGGGTCGAAGCGGCGCAGTGTCTTCATCGTAACGAGTTCGAGTCAGATGCGATAAACCGACTGTGCTTCGGCGTTCTGGAAAGTGCACGGGCACTACTCCTGCTCCGTGATCTCACGCCGAAGACCCATAAGGGTACCGGAATGAAACTGGGACAACACTTCCGAAACGACGTAGACGTTGGTCTACTGACAAAGTTGCGCCAAAATCGAGAAGAGGCGGACTACGATCTGTGGAAGCCGTCCTCGGATGAGGTGGAGCTGTGGCTCGAAAGGGCCGACGAATTTGTGGACGCATCGGCGCACATCGTCGGCAGGGAGTGA
- the murQ gene encoding N-acetylmuramic acid 6-phosphate etherase — MPDSSPLFDELQDLATEQQNPHSTHIDTASVEEILRVINTEDHKVPIAVRRELPHVVEAVEVVVEAFKNDGRLFYVGAGTSGRLGVVDASECPPTFGTDPEMVQGIIAGGKEAVFRSQEGAEDVPERGAQALKSQGVTENDVVCGIASSGRTPFVVGAVEHARDTIGCPTLFVTTIPRKDLDVNPDVAICPVVGPEVVMGSTRMKSGTAQKLVLNMITTAAMVRLGKVYENMMVDLRRTSEKLVERGIRTVMMVTGVDYDEADAVLDRCDGHVKTAIVMILAGVGVDEARRRLEATDGFVRPAIEGDE; from the coding sequence ATGCCCGACTCATCCCCCCTCTTCGACGAGCTTCAGGACCTCGCCACCGAGCAGCAGAACCCCCACTCGACCCACATCGACACGGCGTCGGTGGAGGAGATCCTGCGCGTCATCAACACCGAGGACCACAAGGTGCCCATCGCCGTGCGCCGGGAGCTGCCGCACGTCGTGGAGGCCGTTGAGGTTGTCGTCGAGGCCTTCAAGAACGACGGGCGCCTGTTTTACGTGGGCGCCGGGACGAGCGGGCGGCTCGGCGTGGTGGACGCCTCGGAGTGTCCGCCCACGTTTGGGACCGATCCGGAGATGGTGCAGGGGATCATTGCCGGGGGCAAGGAGGCCGTCTTTCGGTCGCAGGAGGGGGCGGAGGACGTGCCCGAAAGGGGCGCCCAAGCCTTGAAAAGTCAAGGGGTTACGGAAAACGACGTCGTGTGCGGGATTGCGTCTAGCGGGCGCACGCCGTTCGTGGTGGGGGCCGTGGAGCACGCCCGCGACACGATCGGGTGCCCCACACTCTTCGTGACGACCATTCCGCGCAAGGACCTGGACGTGAATCCGGACGTGGCGATCTGCCCGGTGGTGGGGCCGGAGGTCGTGATGGGCTCGACGCGCATGAAGAGCGGGACGGCGCAGAAGCTCGTGCTCAACATGATTACCACCGCGGCGATGGTGCGCCTCGGCAAGGTCTACGAGAACATGATGGTGGACCTGCGGCGCACCAGTGAAAAGCTCGTGGAGCGCGGCATCCGCACGGTGATGATGGTGACGGGGGTGGACTACGACGAGGCCGACGCGGTGCTCGACCGGTGCGACGGGCACGTGAAGACGGCCATCGTCATGATCCTCGCGGGCGTGGGGGTGGACGAGGCGCGGCGGCGGCTGGAGGCGACGGACGGCTTTGTGCGGCCGGCGATTGAGGGGGACGAGTAA
- a CDS encoding CHAT domain-containing protein, whose protein sequence is MLVVLLATSLLVVPSSPVDAADDLDACLRQAPVQSPPPINWGEGVPQMWSRTPPVPRDTVRAYLSQVRAARACFRTVDPSGVERTYLGNIMRTFQVETALLAALRRFADAFETFEDARAYLESEPDIPSADGTRTGWIRALHQDQGFLHFRIGNLSASITHYSAALRSTSEHEVGLRVTHLLDVGLLHQYTQDYQSARRYYTRARRLAREHDRTSEEHPSEWARLLYLQANLLLEETLNTEFDRASLRQARDLARRGRSLATSSDRRIDLALALSESLGYLGSFDRAYVLNAEVRRYAQARDDAQLRAFALLKLGVLHMQTERWTEAESVLNTSLAIAERVDNLDHQRRIRRGLGRLHELQHNWAAAEAQYRAGVAVIKRYRESLTATQWASTAFAQWRDVHRGLVRTLLAQNQPRAALAALDRTRARYLRDLHTRNRVANQLPPATRARFDSLGRALADVRTRLGTDSLSDATEAALRAREAGLMANRQRVLRLDSARAPRPSVDEIAASIAQQDRALVSYFLDDPWPVYDRPPRSAAFVLTGDTLRAVALPGLSQDSIRAHVNTISSLFAGRQASRSISAMHFDLRPLRALHDRLYAPVAAHLPDGQPLTVIPDGPMFHVPFSMLATAAPGGRYDHEQARFVLHERPTALDLSASLAADTAATRGDAAPSSSDLAAFGVSSFDPLRPPPSLPSSRADTTAASSLSLPPLPGVRSELSALDRLFDNAKTFLDEQATEPAFAAASQEADVLHLASHALVSPSSSLRNAFLLHPDSSSDGLLFLHELQTRDQALPLAVLSGCNTARGTLRGGEGMSGLQYAFRIMGARSTVSNLWPTADRSSVALMERFYQNLQAGQPKDRALRQAKLTYLENHPDNLSPFFWAPTVLYGSPRPLQLNASDDSSLRTWGPVALALLVVLLGWSIVRFRSQLGLDALHQ, encoded by the coding sequence ATGCTCGTCGTTCTCCTGGCCACATCGCTGTTGGTCGTCCCATCGTCCCCGGTCGACGCGGCCGACGACCTGGATGCGTGCCTGCGTCAGGCGCCGGTCCAGTCGCCCCCACCGATCAACTGGGGAGAGGGGGTGCCCCAGATGTGGTCCCGCACCCCGCCCGTGCCCCGGGACACGGTACGGGCGTATCTTTCTCAAGTGCGTGCGGCGCGGGCTTGCTTCCGGACCGTTGATCCCTCAGGGGTCGAACGGACCTACCTCGGCAACATCATGCGCACGTTTCAGGTGGAAACGGCCCTACTCGCCGCCCTGCGCCGATTTGCCGATGCGTTTGAGACCTTCGAAGACGCCCGCGCCTACCTCGAATCAGAGCCCGATATTCCCTCTGCCGACGGCACCCGCACGGGGTGGATCCGCGCCCTCCATCAGGATCAGGGATTCCTCCACTTCCGGATCGGAAACCTCTCCGCGTCCATCACCCACTATTCGGCGGCCCTCCGGAGCACCTCGGAGCACGAGGTTGGGCTCCGTGTCACCCACCTCCTCGATGTGGGCCTTCTTCATCAGTACACCCAGGACTACCAGTCAGCCCGTCGCTACTACACCCGCGCACGGCGGCTGGCGCGCGAGCACGACCGTACGTCCGAGGAACACCCCTCTGAATGGGCCCGCCTGCTCTACCTCCAGGCCAACCTGCTTCTGGAAGAAACCCTCAACACCGAGTTCGATCGGGCGTCCCTGCGCCAAGCCCGCGATCTCGCCCGCAGGGGCCGTTCGCTCGCCACGTCCTCCGACCGACGCATCGACCTTGCGCTTGCGCTGTCCGAAAGCCTCGGGTACCTAGGGTCGTTCGACCGTGCCTATGTGCTGAACGCAGAGGTGCGCCGGTACGCCCAGGCCCGGGACGACGCGCAGCTCCGCGCCTTCGCCCTGCTCAAGCTCGGCGTGCTGCACATGCAGACCGAGCGCTGGACGGAGGCCGAGTCGGTGCTGAACACGTCACTCGCCATCGCCGAACGGGTGGACAACCTCGACCACCAGCGACGCATCCGGCGGGGATTGGGGCGCCTGCACGAGCTGCAGCACAATTGGGCCGCGGCAGAGGCTCAGTACCGGGCGGGCGTGGCCGTGATCAAGCGGTATCGGGAGTCGCTTACCGCCACGCAGTGGGCCTCAACGGCCTTTGCCCAGTGGCGCGACGTGCACCGCGGGCTCGTGCGCACCCTTCTGGCTCAGAACCAGCCCCGTGCGGCCCTGGCCGCTCTGGACCGCACCCGGGCCCGCTATCTCCGAGACCTGCACACGCGGAACCGGGTGGCGAACCAGCTCCCCCCCGCGACTCGGGCTCGGTTCGACAGCCTCGGCCGTGCCCTCGCGGACGTGCGCACCCGGCTCGGCACCGACTCGTTGTCCGACGCCACGGAGGCCGCCCTCCGCGCCCGCGAGGCGGGCCTCATGGCCAACCGGCAGCGCGTCCTGCGCCTCGATTCGGCAAGGGCACCGCGGCCGTCGGTGGACGAAATCGCTGCGTCGATCGCCCAGCAGGATCGGGCCCTCGTCTCGTACTTCCTCGACGACCCGTGGCCCGTGTACGACCGCCCCCCTCGCTCCGCGGCCTTCGTCCTGACGGGGGACACGCTCCGGGCGGTCGCCCTTCCGGGCCTCTCTCAGGATTCGATCCGGGCTCACGTCAACACCATCTCTTCCCTGTTTGCGGGCCGGCAGGCGTCTCGGAGCATCAGCGCGATGCACTTCGACCTCCGCCCGCTCCGGGCGCTGCACGACCGTCTTTACGCCCCCGTGGCGGCGCACCTCCCCGACGGACAGCCCCTAACGGTCATCCCCGACGGGCCGATGTTTCACGTGCCATTTTCAATGCTGGCCACGGCGGCACCGGGGGGGCGCTACGACCACGAACAGGCTCGCTTTGTGCTCCACGAACGCCCGACGGCGCTTGATCTGTCGGCCTCACTGGCGGCCGACACCGCCGCGACACGAGGCGATGCCGCACCGTCTTCGTCCGATCTCGCGGCCTTCGGGGTGTCCTCGTTTGATCCCCTCCGCCCCCCGCCGTCCCTGCCGTCCTCCCGTGCCGACACGACCGCGGCCTCGTCCCTGTCCCTGCCCCCGCTGCCCGGCGTGCGGTCCGAGCTCAGCGCCCTCGACCGGCTGTTCGACAACGCGAAGACATTCCTCGACGAGCAGGCGACGGAGCCGGCCTTCGCCGCCGCCAGCCAAGAGGCCGACGTTCTGCATCTGGCCTCGCACGCCCTCGTCTCCCCGTCCTCCTCCCTCCGGAACGCCTTTCTTCTCCACCCCGACTCCAGCTCGGACGGGCTTTTGTTTCTCCACGAGCTTCAAACCCGCGACCAGGCCCTCCCGTTGGCCGTTCTCAGTGGGTGCAACACCGCCCGCGGCACCCTCCGGGGCGGAGAGGGCATGTCGGGGCTGCAGTATGCCTTCCGGATCATGGGGGCCCGGTCCACGGTGTCCAACCTGTGGCCCACGGCCGATCGGTCCAGTGTCGCGCTCATGGAGCGCTTTTACCAGAACCTCCAGGCGGGACAGCCCAAAGACCGGGCCCTCCGGCAGGCCAAACTCACGTACCTGGAGAACCACCCCGATAACCTGAGCCCCTTCTTCTGGGCGCCCACAGTGCTCTACGGGTCCCCCCGTCCTCTACAGCTGAACGCCTCCGACGACTCGTCGCTCCGGACCTGGGGCCCCGTCGCCCTCGCGCTCCTCGTGGTTCTTCTCGGCTGGTCCATCGTTCGATTTCGCTCCCAGCTGGGGCTCGACGCCCTGCACCAATAG
- a CDS encoding GNAT family N-acetyltransferase codes for MPNTSSFRLRPLAPTDVSTADQLWASRFGGAPDTRRTWIEAALDPTHSAAGLVAVGPDDALVGVSFLEVGTRRYTRYYLGLDTLEGLDTLDLDVSLASQNGLFHLTCVRADWENRGVGTAFYKRRLERLADRGVSRVFGIAWHRPAPVGSRVLFEKHDFTRIATIERYYARTNSRPHCPACGGTCTCTASLYGRPESF; via the coding sequence ATGCCCAATACTTCGTCGTTTCGCCTCCGTCCGCTCGCCCCCACCGATGTCTCCACGGCCGACCAGCTCTGGGCCAGTCGGTTCGGGGGCGCGCCCGACACGCGTCGCACGTGGATCGAAGCGGCCCTGGACCCGACCCACTCGGCCGCTGGGCTCGTGGCCGTCGGCCCGGACGATGCCCTCGTGGGCGTCTCGTTCCTGGAGGTGGGCACCCGGCGCTATACCCGCTACTACCTTGGGCTGGACACGCTTGAGGGGCTGGACACGCTCGACCTGGACGTGTCGCTCGCGTCCCAAAACGGCCTGTTTCACCTCACCTGTGTGCGGGCGGACTGGGAAAACCGAGGGGTCGGAACCGCCTTCTACAAGCGCCGGCTGGAGCGGCTTGCCGATCGGGGCGTCTCCCGCGTGTTCGGCATCGCGTGGCACCGGCCCGCCCCCGTCGGCAGCCGCGTGCTGTTCGAAAAGCACGATTTCACGCGGATTGCCACCATCGAGCGCTACTACGCCCGGACGAACAGTCGTCCTCACTGTCCCGCCTGTGGCGGCACCTGCACGTGTACGGCCTCCCTCTACGGGCGCCCAGAATCGTTTTGA
- the recF gene encoding DNA replication/repair protein RecF (All proteins in this family for which functions are known are DNA-binding proteins that assist the filamentation of RecA onto DNA for the initiation of recombination or recombinational repair.), producing MILHTLRLRSFRAHAESEFDLAPSINLLYGANGAGKTNVLEAVHYLCLTKSFTASRDRYAVRKDAPYFEIEGRIGQVREEPMSVRLAYVPGEGKSIFVNGAELDRLADIVGTLPVVVFSPEDYDLTAGGPSERRRFVNNILSQARSVYMETLMKYRRARRQRNEVLRSYKKRSAPPPDELLAPWTEKLVGLGSRIVHRRQQFLQAFADDLEEAYRRIDAVAERPTIEYDTIADLAPDAAPDAIEDAFRAALARKQGQERDRGTTLVGPQRDELVFRLDDLEVRRYGSQGQHRTFAMALKLAQYFYLQQRNDTEPLLLLDDAFGKLDAERTGVFLDLLRSDAVGQSLVTATRRGPFEPALNAGPASHRALQVRPGGGTAAVTPDPEYARGEATAANGVASAPTGADAAPTSRD from the coding sequence ATGATTCTGCACACCCTTCGCCTCCGGTCGTTCCGGGCCCACGCGGAGAGCGAGTTCGACCTCGCCCCGTCGATCAACCTCCTCTACGGGGCCAACGGGGCGGGCAAGACGAACGTCCTGGAGGCGGTCCACTACCTGTGCCTCACCAAGAGCTTCACGGCCTCGCGGGACCGGTATGCCGTCCGCAAGGACGCGCCCTACTTTGAGATTGAAGGCCGCATCGGGCAGGTCCGCGAGGAGCCGATGAGCGTGCGGCTGGCGTACGTGCCGGGCGAGGGCAAGAGCATCTTCGTAAACGGCGCGGAGCTCGACCGGCTGGCGGACATCGTCGGCACGCTGCCGGTGGTTGTCTTCTCGCCGGAGGACTACGACCTGACGGCCGGCGGGCCCAGCGAGCGGCGCCGCTTCGTCAACAACATCCTCAGCCAGGCGCGGTCCGTTTACATGGAGACGCTCATGAAGTACCGTCGCGCGCGGCGCCAGCGCAACGAGGTGCTCCGCAGCTACAAGAAGCGGTCCGCCCCGCCGCCCGACGAGCTCCTGGCCCCCTGGACGGAAAAACTCGTCGGGCTCGGCAGCCGCATCGTGCACCGGCGCCAGCAGTTCCTGCAGGCGTTCGCGGACGACCTCGAAGAGGCGTACCGCCGCATCGACGCGGTGGCCGAGCGGCCCACGATCGAGTACGACACGATTGCGGACCTGGCCCCCGACGCGGCCCCCGACGCCATCGAAGACGCGTTCCGGGCGGCCCTCGCCCGCAAGCAGGGGCAGGAACGAGACCGCGGCACCACCCTCGTGGGGCCGCAGCGGGACGAGCTCGTCTTCCGCCTCGACGACCTGGAGGTGCGCCGGTACGGCTCGCAGGGCCAGCACCGCACCTTCGCCATGGCCCTCAAGCTGGCGCAGTACTTCTACCTGCAACAGCGGAACGACACCGAGCCGCTGCTGCTGCTCGACGACGCCTTCGGCAAGCTCGACGCGGAGCGCACCGGGGTCTTTCTCGACCTCCTCCGGTCGGACGCCGTGGGGCAGAGCCTCGTCACCGCCACGCGCCGGGGCCCCTTCGAGCCGGCCCTCAACGCAGGGCCCGCGTCGCACCGTGCCCTGCAGGTCCGCCCGGGCGGCGGGACGGCGGCGGTGACGCCGGATCCGGAGTACGCCCGTGGAGAGGCGACGGCCGCCAACGGCGTGGCGTCGGCGCCCACAGGGGCCGACGCGGCGCCCACGTCCCGCGACTGA
- a CDS encoding M48 family metalloprotease gives MPVLLLLLAVGTGCVSTGTNPVSGNTRAYGYSWQEEVKMGKKADKQIQGQYGVYDDEELQEYVDEVAREVLAESHMRRPNTPERFRNTEFEFRVLDSPIINAFALPGGYVYVTRGLVAHLNNEAQLAMVLGHEIGHVAARHASQQAARQTFTQGLLLGGAVAGQVAFGGNVAENVMGMGGQAAQLLSLSYSRDNERESDRLGVEYAVRAGYDGAEGAAFFESLDRVREQGGQSIPTWQSTHPDPGARQQTIPELAQAWRKKVDRPATTIDQDAYYDALEGTVLGKNPRQGFVEEGVFYQPELAFRFSIPSRWDVQNQPQQVALVQPDQSAYMIFTFSDAETPGAAARKFAGQDGLSVLDRQSTSVNGNDARRVLAEGKTQQGQVVRLLTYFIAYGGNVYQFQGATSADQYDAYRPDFERTMTSFARLTDSGKLNRQPARIAIRAADREGGFRSFVDTDALPSDMTEEDLAIINQLEVDQAVAPGRPLKLPN, from the coding sequence ATGCCCGTCCTCCTCTTGCTCCTGGCGGTCGGCACCGGGTGTGTCTCGACGGGCACGAATCCGGTCTCCGGAAACACGCGCGCCTACGGGTATTCGTGGCAGGAGGAGGTCAAGATGGGGAAGAAGGCGGACAAGCAGATCCAGGGCCAGTACGGCGTCTACGACGACGAGGAGCTCCAGGAGTACGTCGACGAGGTGGCGCGGGAGGTGCTAGCGGAGAGCCACATGCGGCGGCCGAACACGCCCGAGCGGTTCCGAAATACGGAGTTTGAGTTCCGCGTGCTCGACAGTCCCATTATCAACGCGTTTGCGCTCCCCGGCGGCTACGTGTACGTAACCCGGGGCCTCGTGGCCCACCTCAACAACGAGGCCCAGCTGGCCATGGTGCTCGGGCACGAGATTGGACACGTCGCCGCCCGGCACGCCTCGCAGCAGGCGGCCCGTCAGACGTTCACGCAGGGGCTTCTGCTCGGCGGGGCCGTCGCCGGGCAGGTGGCGTTCGGGGGCAATGTGGCGGAGAACGTCATGGGGATGGGGGGACAGGCCGCGCAGCTGTTGTCCCTCAGCTACAGCCGCGACAACGAGCGCGAGTCCGACCGGCTCGGGGTGGAGTATGCCGTCCGGGCGGGCTACGACGGGGCCGAAGGGGCGGCCTTCTTCGAGTCCCTCGACCGGGTGCGGGAGCAGGGGGGGCAGTCCATCCCGACGTGGCAGTCCACCCACCCGGACCCAGGGGCACGGCAGCAGACGATTCCGGAGCTGGCCCAGGCGTGGCGGAAGAAGGTGGACAGGCCGGCCACGACGATCGATCAGGATGCGTACTACGACGCCCTCGAGGGCACCGTGCTCGGCAAAAACCCGCGTCAGGGCTTCGTGGAGGAGGGGGTGTTCTATCAGCCCGAGCTGGCGTTCCGGTTTTCGATCCCGAGCCGCTGGGACGTACAGAATCAGCCCCAACAGGTGGCCCTGGTACAGCCCGACCAGTCGGCCTACATGATCTTCACGTTCTCCGACGCCGAGACCCCCGGCGCCGCCGCCCGGAAGTTTGCCGGACAGGACGGCCTCTCGGTGCTCGATCGCCAGAGCACCTCCGTGAACGGAAACGACGCCCGGCGCGTCCTGGCCGAGGGGAAGACGCAGCAGGGGCAGGTTGTTCGCCTGCTGACCTACTTCATCGCCTACGGAGGCAACGTGTACCAATTTCAGGGAGCCACCAGCGCCGATCAGTACGATGCCTACCGGCCTGACTTCGAGCGGACGATGACGAGCTTCGCGCGGCTCACCGACTCGGGGAAGCTGAACCGACAGCCCGCGCGCATCGCGATTCGGGCGGCGGACCGGGAGGGGGGCTTCCGGTCCTTCGTCGATACGGACGCGCTGCCGTCCGACATGACGGAGGAGGACCTCGCGATCATCAACCAACTGGAGGTGGACCAGGCCGTTGCCCCGGGCCGTCCCCTAAAGCTGCCGAACTGA
- a CDS encoding MaoC family dehydratase, protein MPFSSFALSLSNHSLPMVNTYESIEIGDSHEWTRVVTAEDVKKFADITGDDNPVHVDPDYAEEHSRFGRPIVHGVLLLGLISKVLGRDFPGHGSIAVGISCRFLRPVPVGSEVRVQVKVSEKIEDKKHVKLRTYIYRDDQMVVGGEGRVIPPTEEEEDPHRARR, encoded by the coding sequence ATGCCCTTTTCTTCTTTTGCCCTTTCCCTCTCCAACCACTCGCTGCCCATGGTCAACACCTACGAATCGATTGAGATTGGCGACTCCCACGAGTGGACACGGGTCGTCACGGCGGAGGACGTGAAGAAGTTCGCCGACATCACGGGCGACGACAACCCCGTGCACGTCGATCCGGACTACGCGGAAGAACACTCCCGATTCGGCAGGCCCATCGTCCACGGCGTGCTCCTGCTCGGCCTCATCTCAAAGGTGCTGGGCCGCGACTTTCCCGGACACGGCAGCATCGCCGTCGGCATTTCGTGCCGCTTTCTCCGCCCCGTTCCGGTTGGCTCCGAGGTCCGCGTCCAGGTGAAGGTCTCGGAGAAGATTGAGGACAAGAAGCACGTCAAGCTGCGCACGTACATCTACCGGGACGACCAGATGGTCGTCGGCGGCGAGGGGCGCGTCATTCCCCCGACGGAAGAAGAGGAGGATCCCCACCGGGCCCGCCGTTAG
- a CDS encoding efflux RND transporter permease subunit: MDRLFRALRPFIRRVTQRAGGVLVLAVLATILGGYGASQLSIDTDIANLVPEDYESVQALDTLQRTVGGERDMAVAISSPSFEANKAFAEDFIPRALSLRREADTSATYLTRVEYKREVEFLKDNALYFASDQELRQVEDFLDDQIAEAKRARQDANPFYFELEEEEGGTADTAETTEESGEALEGVYDRLIGKRYPISDDSTTMVLRFYPSGANTNIGYIENLYADTRALVDRMEPASYHSEMEVVLAGRLYRQLVEVETIWSDVTGSFGVGVGTVLLVVILYFLYKAYRVRSGPGFDGRGLLRELVRAPVMGLVIGVPLFMSLAWTGGVAALLFGRLNLMTSTLGLVLFGLGIDFGIHFYARYAEERADGHSVADAVERTFVSTGQAIAVGAFTTAGALYVLVVADFKGFSEFGAIAGTGVLFALVAMTVVMPALLALLERTGLLDLRRGAGMEAAPDDAPRRYSAARPVVVGGLVAVLLALALAPQVDFQYDFGALEPEYTEYEQRDRYVDRVSTGGSDNRRNPAYIVADSREAVPKIVTAVRKKMRADTTSPTILAVESLQERFPLRDTAQAAKLARIAQIRETATENRYLRDESTDALERLRRAAQPRAPIPLDQVPRSLRKQFTTKDGELGRFVMIYPSVGLSDGRKSIAFAKDVGTITTEDGTTYHAGSTSLVAADMLMLLQREAPWMIAGTFVIVALLMWLNFRSLRWAGLALVPLVVGLLWMLLVMEVFGLMVNFYNMIVFPAILGIGNDAGVHMAHRYREEGPGSLWTVLRSTGEHVTMGTLTTMVGFGGLLLSFHPGLNSMGTLAVLGLGTTLLAAVLFLPALWQWLEDRGDAPHASGTR, from the coding sequence ATGGATCGTCTTTTTCGGGCCCTTCGGCCGTTCATCCGACGCGTAACGCAGCGTGCCGGCGGGGTGCTCGTGCTTGCCGTCCTGGCGACGATCCTGGGCGGTTACGGGGCGTCTCAGCTCTCCATCGACACCGACATCGCCAACCTCGTCCCCGAAGACTACGAGAGCGTCCAGGCGCTCGATACCCTCCAGCGCACCGTCGGGGGGGAGCGTGACATGGCGGTTGCCATCTCCAGCCCGTCGTTCGAGGCCAACAAGGCGTTTGCGGAAGATTTCATTCCGAGGGCCCTGTCTTTGAGGCGGGAGGCGGACACGAGTGCGACGTACCTGACGCGGGTCGAGTACAAGCGCGAGGTCGAGTTTCTGAAGGACAACGCGCTCTACTTTGCGTCCGACCAGGAGCTGCGCCAGGTCGAAGACTTTTTGGACGATCAGATCGCGGAGGCGAAGCGGGCCCGGCAGGACGCCAACCCGTTCTACTTCGAGCTCGAGGAAGAAGAGGGGGGGACGGCCGACACCGCCGAAACGACGGAAGAGTCCGGCGAGGCGCTGGAGGGGGTCTACGACCGCCTCATCGGAAAACGATACCCGATCTCCGACGACAGCACCACGATGGTGCTGCGCTTCTACCCGTCGGGGGCGAACACGAACATCGGCTACATCGAGAACCTGTACGCCGACACGCGGGCCCTGGTCGACCGGATGGAGCCCGCGTCGTATCACTCGGAGATGGAGGTCGTGCTCGCCGGGCGCCTGTACCGGCAGCTCGTGGAGGTGGAGACCATCTGGAGCGACGTGACGGGCTCGTTCGGGGTGGGGGTGGGGACCGTACTGCTCGTGGTCATTCTGTACTTCCTATACAAGGCCTACCGGGTGCGGTCGGGGCCGGGCTTCGACGGGCGGGGGCTGCTGCGCGAGCTGGTGCGGGCGCCGGTGATGGGCCTCGTGATCGGGGTGCCCCTGTTCATGAGCCTGGCGTGGACGGGCGGCGTGGCCGCCCTGCTGTTCGGGCGCCTCAACCTGATGACCTCGACCCTCGGGCTCGTGCTCTTCGGGCTGGGGATCGACTTTGGCATCCACTTCTACGCCCGGTACGCCGAGGAGCGGGCCGACGGACACTCGGTCGCCGACGCGGTGGAGCGGACCTTCGTCAGCACCGGCCAGGCCATCGCCGTCGGGGCCTTCACGACGGCGGGGGCCCTGTACGTGCTCGTGGTGGCCGACTTCAAAGGCTTCAGCGAGTTTGGGGCCATTGCGGGGACGGGGGTGCTCTTTGCGCTCGTCGCCATGACGGTGGTGATGCCGGCCCTGCTGGCCCTGCTGGAACGGACCGGCCTGCTCGACCTGCGGAGGGGCGCCGGGATGGAGGCGGCGCCCGACGACGCCCCGCGGCGGTATTCGGCGGCACGGCCCGTCGTGGTGGGGGGGCTCGTGGCCGTCCTCCTGGCCCTGGCGCTCGCCCCGCAGGTGGACTTTCAGTACGACTTTGGGGCACTGGAGCCCGAGTACACCGAGTACGAGCAGCGCGACCGGTACGTCGACCGCGTCAGCACCGGGGGCAGTGACAACCGCCGCAACCCGGCCTACATCGTGGCGGACAGCCGCGAGGCCGTGCCCAAGATTGTGACGGCCGTCCGCAAGAAGATGCGGGCGGATACGACCTCCCCGACCATCCTCGCGGTGGAGAGCCTGCAGGAGCGGTTCCCGCTCCGCGATACGGCCCAGGCGGCCAAGCTGGCCCGCATCGCCCAGATCCGCGAGACCGCCACGGAGAACCGGTACCTCCGGGACGAGTCGACCGACGCGCTCGAACGGCTGCGCCGCGCCGCGCAGCCCCGCGCGCCCATCCCGCTCGATCAGGTGCCCCGGTCGCTCCGGAAGCAGTTTACGACGAAGGACGGCGAGCTCGGGCGGTTCGTCATGATCTACCCGTCGGTCGGCCTCTCCGACGGACGGAAGTCGATTGCCTTCGCCAAAGACGTGGGCACCATCACGACCGAGGACGGCACCACCTACCACGCAGGCTCGACGTCGCTCGTGGCGGCGGACATGCTGATGCTGCTGCAGCGGGAGGCGCCCTGGATGATTGCCGGGACGTTCGTCATCGTGGCCCTGCTCATGTGGCTCAACTTTCGGTCGCTCCGGTGGGCGGGCCTGGCGCTCGTGCCGCTCGTGGTGGGGCTGCTGTGGATGCTGCTGGTGATGGAGGTGTTTGGCCTCATGGTCAACTTCTACAACATGATCGTCTTTCCGGCCATCCTGGGGATCGGCAACGACGCGGGCGTGCACATGGCGCACCGGTACCGGGAGGAGGGCCCCGGCTCGCTCTGGACGGTGCTGCGGTCGACGGGCGAGCACGTGACGATGGGCACGCTCACGACGATGGTCGGGTTTGGGGGGCTGCTCCTGAGCTTCCACCCCGGCCTCAACTCGATGGGCACCCTCGCGGTGCTGGGACTGGGGACCACGCTGCTGGCGGCGGTACTCTTCCTGCCCGCCCTGTGGCAGTGGCTGGAGGACCGCGGCGACGCGCCGCACGCGTCGGGGACGAGATAG